One segment of Desmodus rotundus isolate HL8 chromosome 6, HLdesRot8A.1, whole genome shotgun sequence DNA contains the following:
- the NEUROD6 gene encoding neurogenic differentiation factor 6, translating to MLTLPFDESVVMPESQMCRKFSRECEDQKQIKKPESFSKQIVLRGKSIKRAPGEETEKEEEEEDREEEDENGLPRRRGLRKKKTTKLRLERVKFRRQEANARERNRMHGLNDALDNLRKVVPCYSKTQKLSKIETLRLAKNYIWALSEILRIGKRPDLLTFVQNLCKGLSQPTTNLVAGCLQLNARSFLMGQGGEAAHHTRSPYSTFYPPYHSAELTTPPGHGTLDNSKSMKPYNYCSAYESFYESASPECASPQFEGPLSPPPINYNGIFSLKQEETLDYGKNYNYGMHYCAVPPRGPLGQGAMFRLPTDSHFPYDLHLRSQSLTVQDELNAVFHN from the coding sequence ATGTTAACACTACCGTTTGATGAGTCTGTTGTAATGCCAGAATCCCAGATGTGCAGAAAGTTTTCTAGAGAATGCGAGGACCAGAAGCAAATTAAGAAACCAGAAAGCTTTTCCAAACAGATTGTCCTTCGAGGAAAGAGCATCAAAAGAGCCCCCggagaagaaactgagaaagaggaagaggaggaagacagagaagaggaagatgaaaatGGCTTGCCGAGAAGGAGGggtcttaggaaaaaaaagacGACCAAGCTGCGACTCGAGAGGGTCAAGTTCAGGAGACAGGAAGCTAATGCTCGAGAGAGGAACCGGATGCACGGCCTCAACGACGCTCTGGACAATTTAAGAAAAGTGGTCCCCTGTTATTCTAAAACCCAAAAACTGTCCAAAATAGAAACTTTACGACTGGCCAAAAACTACATTTGGGCACTTTCGGAAATTCTAAGAATCGGCAAGAGACCTGACCTGCTCACGTTCGTCCAAAACTTATGCAAAGGTCTTTCCCAGCCCACGACAAACTTGGTAGCAGGCTGCTTGCAGCTCAACGCCAGGAGCTTCCtgatggggcagggtggggaggccgCGCATCACACCCGGTCACCCTACTCTACTTTCTACCCACCCTACCACAGTGCTGAGCTCACCACCCCCCCGGGGCATGGGACTCTTGATAATTCCAAGTCCATGAAACCCTATAATTACTGCAGTGCGTATGAATCCTTCTATGAAAGCGCTTCCCCTGAGTGTGCCAGCCCTCAGTTTGAAGGTCCCTTAAGTCCTCCCCCAATTAACTATAATGGGATATTTTCTCTGAAGCAAGAAGAAACCTTGGACTATGGCAAAAATTACAATTACGGCATGCATTACTGTGCAGTGCCACCCAGGGGTCCCCTTGGGCAGGGTGCCATGTTCAGGCTGCCCACCGACAGCCACTTCCCTTACGACTTACATCTGCGCAGCCAGTCTCTCACCGTGCAAGATGAATTAAATGCAGTTTTTCATA